The nucleotide window GTTCCTCGAATTTTCCAGATCCAACATGACATTGCCTCCCTTACTCAAGATCAAATGTCAGTTGTTGCTTATTACACAAGACTTAAGGGACTATGGGATGGGTTCGCATCATACAGTGATGTGCCGACTTGTACCTATGGTGCCATGAAAGATCACGCCAATGATAGGAATAGAGTGATGCAATTTCTAATGGGTCTGAATGATTCATATGATGCTGCTCGTGGACAGATTCTTCTTATGCAGCCACTACCATCCATACCCAACATCTATTCCTTAATTTCCCAAAAGGAGAAGCAACGACAACTGGGGACTCCTCATACTACCTTGGAACCTATTGCAATAGCTGTTCGCCAACACCGGGGATCTTCAAATTCTAATCGCAAGCCTCTTCACTGCACTCACTGCGATCGGGATCATCACACAATTGATACCTGTTATAAACTTCATGGCTATCCTCTTGGGCATCGATTGCACAAATTCAACAGAAATAAGCAAGGCTCAAGTTCCTCTGCCAATCACGTGCAGAACAATCCCACTATTCAAGAATTGAAGTCTGCCATGCCAAACCTATTTGATAGTTAGTATCAGCAGATTCTTACCATGATGAATGATAAGAAAGAGCCACAAGCAAACTCTGCAGGTTTGTCATATTATCCTTTACCTTTACACCGTTGGCTGATTGATAGTGGCACAACAGATCATATTACATCTATCTCACATTCTTTTACGTCCACAAATAACAACCCTTCCATTCCACCAGTTGTATTACCTAGCGGTGAAAAGGCTTCTATTATTTCCGATAGGAATGCCTCTCTTaactcatttctttctttaaaaaatgtcTTGTATGTGCCTAGCTTCAAAGTTAATTTGATGTCAGTAAGCAAACTTACACAAGGACTTTATTGTTCCACcttcttttttcctaattGGTGCATTTTGCAGGACTTGGCTACGAGGAAGACGATTGATCTGGGTAAACAGCAAGGAGGTCTTATTACTATCTGGTTTCTTTGGCGTCGGACAAGCCTTCCCTCCTCCAACCATCTTGCAACCATGCTCATGCCTCAACTCACCTCTAGCATAGCTGTTTAAGCCATCCATCATCTTCTCGTTTACAATTTTTGCTAAgaatgttttaaatttcccTTTTTCAAATAATGCTTGCGAGGTTTGTCCCTTGACAAAGCAAACTCGATTACCTTTTAATTTAAGTTCTATTTCCTCTTCTAAACCATTCTCTCTTATTCATTGCGACATTTGGGGGCCATATAAAACTGCATCTTTTTCAGGGGCCCGTTATTTTCTAACtattatggatgattttactAGGTTCACATGGTTATTTCTCATGCAACATAAATCTAAAACACAGAACCTGCTTAAATCCTTTTTTGCCTTTGTCCAAACACAATTCAATACTCAAGTACAACAAATACGGAGGTGAATTTTCTTCCATGCGTCGTTTCTTTCACGAACATGGGGTCATTTATCAACATACTTGTGTCTACACACCACAAGAGCACAAGCACTGACATATCATAGAGATGGCTAGGGCTTTACGTTTTCAGGCAAATCtccttatttctttttggggaGAGTGTGTTCTCACCGCcatttgttgaagaatatgactcccacatcgaaaacttgactaaataaaatacaatatataatgaatAATTCCACTACTAATATAATCGaggccttttgtgataaaactcCACACCTACTGGGCTTTGTAAGTGGTTAAGTTAGGGACAATATCGGTGTTGTTGGTAGTGGGCTGATGGCCCGTCTCTTTGAATTTAACATGGTATGAGAGCGGGTTGATTGATTGGGCCTGAATTGGGCCTTTACCCTTACCCCAATATGTGGTGTTCACATGTTGGGCTTGAATGTTTACCCCTATCCTTTACCCAATACGTGGTGCTCACGTATTGGACTTGAATGATTGACTCCGATGTGGTCTTGGCTCCATGTCTGACCCATTATGTGGTGGTCCCACGTTAGGGGgtgtgttgaagaatatgactcccacattggaaacttgactaaataaaatacattatATAATGAATAATTCCACTACTATTATAACCGAGgctttttgtgataaaacctcaCACGTACTAGACTTTGTAGGTGATTAAGTTAGAGACAATATCGGTGTTGTTGGTAGTGGGCCGATGGCCCGTCTCTCTGAATTTAACAACACAGATGCACACGTGCAGATGTGAGGTCAGATAGATCTTGAAGATCTTCATGCTTCATATCTGAAGATTGGTTGGAACTGAAACTAACCGATCTTGAACATTTCTAATTTAGTTTGGTTGTTATAGCACGTTAGTGAAATCTGAATCCCAACTGAACCATATGTATTCTTCTTACTACTTTATCTAAATCACCGACTCAATAATTTTTCACCATATTATATAATGCACATAagcaacaaattatatattttgtttagtctttttttaatagaatgaatattttatttcgtcagattttattattattagaagAATAGACAAGATACCtgccacaaaataaaaataaaagagtggatgaacaatttgaatattttatttcagtTCCAGTCAATACTTAGCGAGTATTCCGTCCTCGGTGACCTCCACTCAGAAAGAGCCAAACAAACAATGCTTATTTATCCTATAACCTAATCTAACCACTATAATTAAGCTCATGAGCAACcaagtgaaaataatcgcAACCAACCACAAATAAGTATCGAACTCATCACAAATAAGAGCGTCGAACTTGTATTAATACGAGTTTAATTCCCATTTGACAATTAAACAtaacttagaaaataaaaaaccattaGGTATGGTATGTAACAACTGTTAAAGTCactaaaaaaccaaaatgaaaaattgtatatatatatatatatatatatatatatatatatatgccttgCGCATTGCACCTGAGCACCATATagccttttgttttctgagtCTGAGTTTTAACAAGCAAGCAGCTAGCTAGCTTGTGTGTATAATGGCGGACGAGGTTGTTCTTTTGGACTTCTGGCCAAGCATGTTTGGGATGAGGGTGAGAGTTGCGCTGGCTGAGAAGGGTGTCAAGTATGAGTACAGAGAGGAGGATTTGCTGAACAACAAGAGCCCACTACTTCTGCAGACGAACCCGGTTCACAAGAAAATCCCGGTTCTCATCCACAACGGCAAACCGGTCTGCGAGTCAGCCAACATTGTGCAATACATTGATGAGGCTTGGAAGGACAAAGCTCCTTTGCTTCCCTCTGATCCTTACCAGAGAGCTCTGGCCAGGTTTTGGGTTGATTACATTGATAAGAATGTAAGTTCTTTGGCCTTAATTTtgtctaattaattaattaatttagtatACATATTTTGTGAACTTTCAATCTAATATGACATGAGACGAGATCTTGTTAGTTCAATGTTCAATAACAAGATTTCAGCTGATCAATAgttcaaattcacaatttcttGCGTAACCTAACATGCTAGtgcacacaaaagaaaattaaaatagtttgATGCAATATTATTGTGTTGCAGTTATACGAGGCTGGGAAGAATATATGGGCCACAAAAGGAGAAGAACAAGAGGCAGCCAAGAATAAATTGATTGAAATCCTTAAGCTGTTGGAAGGGCAGCTTGGAGacaattctttttttgggggtgaGATATTTGGGTTCTTGGACGTTGCCCTAGTCACATTCTACTGCTGGTTTTTTTCCTATGAGACATGTGGGAACTTTAGCATAGAGGCAGAGTGCCCTAAACTGATTGAATGGGCCAAGAGGTGCATGGAGAAGGAGAGTGTGGCCAAATCTCTTGCTGACTCAAAAAAGGTGTATGAGTTTACTCTTCTGCTGAAGAAGAGATTTGGTAAGGAATAGAGCAAGAAAAATTGAGATGTGTTCTCAGTTGTGTTGTACTTCtgtttgttctctttctttcagCTTGTGTTCTTAGTATGTATGAGATTCTGGTGAACACTTTTGGTGTGTCTACAGAACTCAATAGGATGTGTATCAAGACAAACACTTTGATGTGTCTGTCAATGTCTGATTACGAATAAGAAAGGGTGTCTTCTAAACTAAATATTTTTCGCTGCTtgtatgtattatttttgtgttccATGGCCATGTGAAAAAGTAGAGAGAGTTTTTGGGATTGGAGTGCCTGATCATTTTAGGGGAAGAGCTTCAgctatcaaattagggaaggCTGGGAGATATATTGTGCGAAAGTGTGAAGTATGAGACTAATATCAagcaaagggaaaatatgacaacTAGAATTAAACCCGTGAAACTATGAATCAAGCCGAACCAAGATAAAAAGAACTGAGAAAATCATGTTGACTAAATGAAGTCAAATTTGGGTCTCAAAAACCGTACTGAACTGAACCGATTCGACTAGTTTCGATATCAGTTTTACCTTGGAAGAGCCTGTCCAAACTGGAGTGgctgttttatgttttatttttatttttttaaactttctaTAAATCCAATTTGTTATGTCCTAATTGAAGAGCCCGGCCGACTCTCCGATTACCCCAACCATTTCAGTGTCCCAACTCCAAAACCacccacctttttttttctatcttttctttttcttctacctTTTCTCCACCACTTTCTTTCTCTATGTGATccttttgtcttcttcttttttcttttctttcttcctcctctttctctctctcctatgTTTCTCTCTTCCTCACGAGTCACgagaacacacacacacacgcacacgTGCAGATGTGAGGTCGGATTTGATAGGTCTTGAAGATCTTCATGCATCATATCtgcaaattatatattttgtttaggtttttttatagaatgaatattttatttagtcaaattttattattattattagaagATACctgacaaaaaatataaatgaaagaCTGGATGAACAATACCTCAGTTTCCGTTCCAGTCAACACTTGGCGAGTATCCTGTCCTCacactattaaaaaaatgggtAAAAACCATAAtccaaaagccaccaaaaaaaagggtaatgtcgtttttttattattttttatattggaCACATATATGCAGTATTTGTATCATATGCAGAGAAGACACAATAGTTTCGtgtccaaaagaaaattattgtgCTTAATTAATTTAGGCACAATTTTTCATGGCCTATAGAGAGCACAAATAGACAAGTTTTGTGCCTAATGgatatatatactttttgtataaaaaaatctcGTTACCTATATAAAGCACAGATACTAAATTTGTGTGCCTTTGTATTGCACACATTCCAAAGTATGGTGCCTATAGAGCACGAATACAAAGAAATTGTGTCTCTTTAAGTCACATCATGTCCCATAAACTAAGAAGttgtgttggaattttaaaaaggttttaaaaatttaaccgttttgatttatttaattattttggatgttttatgttatttatggtgggggttataaatatttaatttttaggttttatttctatattgaatgctttaattttctagtttaATGTGGGGAATGTTACATGTTattggatgcctataaaagaccactcctccttcacatttgaactACCACAATATTCCATTAGAATATCACATACCACAATCtaattctctctttctctacttttatatatattctctactttctaTTAGTATttttgggcaatggttatGTGAATTGGAAACATATCCGTCTGTGGACATGCTTATAGCGGATCTTCAGTTTGTATATTAGGGTTGTATCTTGCAGTCTTGTCGACCATCAGTACCTGCACGTAAGaaggctacaaaggctttagaaCGGCATCTTTGACGCCCTTCACTGTACCaaactcaccttcttacttataatttattttgtttttacttacCTATCAATTTGTTTTACTTCAGTTTCATTGTACCTTAAtagctttccaatttgtttatatgttatttataatataaagaatttTCTATTTGGCTTtatagaaagagaaaaattataatttttataacaagtTGAATATATAGGCCACATTTACATCTTTCGTGCCTAAACATTTTGTTTTGCACGCATATTATAGTCTATATAAAATGGTCAAATGTACaccatttccattttcaaacaaaattcatgattttCGTGCttttagtatatattttttaagaagTAGTTTTTGTGGAAATgccaaataatttttttttattaatatgcTAAATAACTTTAGGACACGCTTACAACGATTTTGTgcttaatattatattttaaaaaaaaagtataacaaAGTGCTTAGTTCTATTAACCCCtcaataataattttcatgaCTAATTGTTTAAAACAGTTAGATAATAAGGCATGGAAAACTTTAAACCGTGCCTAAAGCTCTCACTCCTCGCTCTCgcgcgctctctctctctctgcgtcTAGGATGAGTCCAAATGAtggtttgaattatttttttttggatttctgGATCGAtctttgtttgatttggtttattgtttttaaattgTGTCTTGCATATTGATTTTGGCTTGGGTTTCCTTACTCTCTGCTTCCTAGCTCTCTCATCCACAAGGTAAGAATTAATTGTAGCTTTTGTGGGTTCGTGTCTGCCTGTATAAGTTTTGACATATTTGTTCGGTTCTGATTTTAGGTTCAAATTTGTGACCTATAACCAATGGAAACTGCTATAGAGGGAACCGACAATTTAAAAGTGGCTGCAGGGTGGTTATTGGCATAGAGCACAAATATCTGTGGTTTTTTTCATTAAAGAGCACTAATAAAAATTGTGTCCAAACCCAATCATTGTACTAGTGTCGGTAACCCGCATCCAGAAAGAGCCCAGCAAACAGTGCTTATGTATCCTATCAGACCAAGTGAGAATAATTGCAACCAATCACAAATAAGCATCGAATTCACAATAAATAAGAGCGTAGAatttgtatttatacagtttgATTCTCATTGGACAATTAAATTtaacttagaaaataaaaaaaccatgtAGGTATGGTATGTAACAACTGTTAATTtcacaaaaccaaaatgaaaaattgtatatatattatgccTTGCACATTGCGCATACAGCCTGCCTGAGCACCATATagcattttgttttctgagtCTGAGTTTTAACAAGCAAGCAGCTAGCTAGCTTGTGTGTATAATGGCGGACGAGGTTGTTCTTTTGGACTTCTGGCCAAGCATGTTTGGGATGAGGGTGAGAGTTGCGCTGGCTGAGAAGGGTGTCAAGTATGAGTACAAAGAGGAGGATTTGCTGAACAACAAGAGCCCACTACTACTGCAGATGAACCCGGTTCACAAGAAACTCCCGGTTCTCATCCACAACGGCAAACCGGTCTGCGAGTCAGCCAACATTGTGCAATACATTGATGAGGCTTGGAAGGACAAAGCTCCTTTGCTTCCCTCTGATCCTTACCAGAGAGCTCTGGCCAGGTTTTGGGTTGATTACATTGATAAGAATGTAAGTTCTTTGGCCTTAATTTtgtctaattaattaatttagtatACATATTTTGTGAACTTTCAATCTAATATGACATGAGACAAGATCTTGTTAGTTCAATGTTCAATAACAAGATTTCAGCTGATCAATAgttcaaattcacaatttcttGCGTAACCTAACGTGCTAgtgcacacaaaaaaaaattaaaattgtttgATGCAATATTATTGTGTTGCAGTTATACGAGGCTGGGAAGAATATATGGGCCACAAAAGGAGAAGAACAAGAGGAAGCCAAGAAGAAATTGATTGAAATCCTTAAGCTGTTGGAAGGGCAGCTTGGAGACAATTCTTATTTTGGGGGTGAGATATTTGGGTTCTTGGACGTTGCCCTAGTCACATTCTACTGCTGGTTTTTTTCCTATGAGACATGTGGGAACTTTAGCATAGAGGCAGAGTGCCCTAAACTGATTGAATGGGCCAAGAGGTGCATGCAGAAGGAGAGTGTGGCCCAATCTCTTGCTGACCCAAAAAAAGTGTATGAGTTCACTCTTCTGCTGAAGAAGAGATTTGGTAAGGAATAGAGCAAGAAAAATTGAGATGTGTTCTCAGTTGTGTTGTACTTCtgtttgttctctttctttcagCTTGTGTTCTTAGTATATATGAGATTCTGGTGAACACTTTTGGTGTGTCTACAGAACTCAAAGGATGTGTATCAAGACAAACACTTTGATGTGTCTGTCAATGTGTGATTATGAATAAGAAAGGGTGTCTTCTAAACTAAATATTTTTCGCTGCTtgtatgtattatttttgtgttccATGGCCATGTGAAAAAGTAGAGAGAGTTTTTGGGATTGGAGTGCCTGATCATTTTAGGGGAAGAGCTTCACCCATCAAATTAGGGAAGGCTGGGAGATATATTGTGCGAAAGTGTGAAGTATGAGACTAATATCAagcaaagggaaaatatgacaacTAGAATTAAACCGGTGAAACTATGAATCAAGCCGAACCAAGATAAAAAGAACTGAGAAAATCATGTTGACTAAATGAAGTCAAATTTGGGTCTCAAAAACCGTACTGAACTGAACCGATTCGACTAGTTTCGATATCAGTTTTACCTTGGAAGAGCCGGTTCAAACTAGAGTGgctgttttatgttttttttttcttttcctttctataAATCCAATTTGTTATGCCCTAATTGAAGAGTCCGGCTGACTCTCCGATTACCCCAACCATTTCAGTTCCCAACTCCAAAACCACCCACCTTTTTTttctatcttttctttttcttccacctTTTCTCCACCACTTTCTTTCTATATGTGATccttttgtcttcttcttcttctttcttttctttcttcctcctctttctctctctcctatgTTTCTCTCTTCCTCACGAGTCACgagaacacacacacacgcacacgTGCAGATGTGATGTCGGATTTGATAGATCTTGAAGATCTTCATGCATCATATTtgaagattatatatatatatatatatataatgcacatgagcaacaaattatatattttgtttaggtttttttatagaatgaatattttatttagtgaaattttattattattattattagaagATACcc belongs to Prunus persica cultivar Lovell chromosome G4, Prunus_persica_NCBIv2, whole genome shotgun sequence and includes:
- the LOC18779787 gene encoding probable glutathione S-transferase parC; translated protein: MADEVVLLDFWPSMFGMRVRVALAEKGVKYEYREEDLLNNKSPLLLQTNPVHKKIPVLIHNGKPVCESANIVQYIDEAWKDKAPLLPSDPYQRALARFWVDYIDKNLYEAGKNIWATKGEEQEAAKNKLIEILKLLEGQLGDNSFFGGEIFGFLDVALVTFYCWFFSYETCGNFSIEAECPKLIEWAKRCMEKESVAKSLADSKKVYEFTLLLKKRFGKE
- the LOC18779097 gene encoding probable glutathione S-transferase parC, yielding MADEVVLLDFWPSMFGMRVRVALAEKGVKYEYKEEDLLNNKSPLLLQMNPVHKKLPVLIHNGKPVCESANIVQYIDEAWKDKAPLLPSDPYQRALARFWVDYIDKNLYEAGKNIWATKGEEQEEAKKKLIEILKLLEGQLGDNSYFGGEIFGFLDVALVTFYCWFFSYETCGNFSIEAECPKLIEWAKRCMQKESVAQSLADPKKVYEFTLLLKKRFGKE